The Opitutales bacterium ASA1 genome window below encodes:
- a CDS encoding MFS transporter, translating to MTDAPSASRPAPKQENLLLNLACNIAVPALILSKLSSEERLGPVGALLLGLAFPFAYGVYDLVVRRKWNLFSIVGVLSVALTGGLGLMKADGIWFAVKEAAVPAMFAVAVIATLPTRKPLVRALILNESVFDVAKLETAVAERGTRAEFDGLLRSSTWILAGSFTLSAVLNFVLARVILKSPTGTPEFTAELGRMTWLSWPVIVLPSMAIMVFILWRLFGGIKRLTGLGIEELSHKKPTRQ from the coding sequence ATGACCGACGCTCCCTCCGCCAGCCGACCCGCGCCGAAGCAGGAAAATCTCCTGCTCAACCTCGCGTGCAACATCGCCGTGCCGGCGCTCATCCTCTCGAAATTGAGTTCGGAGGAACGACTCGGGCCCGTCGGCGCGCTGCTTCTCGGGCTCGCGTTTCCGTTCGCCTACGGCGTCTACGACTTGGTCGTACGACGGAAGTGGAATCTCTTCTCGATCGTCGGCGTGCTCAGCGTGGCTCTGACCGGCGGACTCGGGTTGATGAAGGCCGACGGCATCTGGTTCGCCGTGAAGGAAGCGGCGGTGCCCGCGATGTTCGCGGTGGCCGTGATCGCGACTTTGCCCACGCGCAAACCCTTGGTGCGTGCGCTGATTCTCAACGAGTCCGTCTTCGACGTCGCGAAACTCGAAACGGCGGTGGCGGAGCGCGGGACACGAGCCGAGTTCGACGGGCTCCTGCGCAGCTCGACGTGGATCCTCGCCGGCAGTTTCACGCTCAGTGCGGTGCTCAACTTCGTGCTCGCGCGCGTGATCCTGAAGAGTCCGACCGGCACACCGGAGTTCACCGCCGAGTTGGGTCGGATGACGTGGCTCTCGTGGCCGGTGATCGTGCTGCCGAGCATGGCGATCATGGTGTTCATCCTCTGGCGTCTCTTCGGCGGCATCAAACGACTCACCGGGCTGGGTATCGAAGAACTCTCGCACAAGAAGCCGACGCGGCAGTGA